A window from Methylococcus mesophilus encodes these proteins:
- a CDS encoding PKD domain-containing protein, producing the protein MNSKYLHKPGGPLGVATGVAALVLALCGGGAQAASVSGSAKVDAGLGKVSVKGKAAGLAPGSWVSIYDADSNILLYTAKTDGKRKFNVTLQNGDAPCRLRLETGDGGKVLMPVGGADASCKKSAACSIQNPAGDVEISEGQSVEFAASAKAKKKVTLDYLWTVSDGSEPFKTSNFSHQFNHAGQYRVMLNVADSTGNQCADDVVVRVVPPNANPYPKVSERPAPATAEALNAADGAYVVMPFEETGMQGGSQVTLPFNPLIPYNTLNAQVFKKVKQKPAVVDPSELDVFYSAASNPKDPVGSDSINSTSQNRFSTGESGANWDPAQTTGSQTVLIGGHNFGEATLRKTEMWDKADQSNSDLSGKPKSGKSMAEQQSTYTPAKPMMQLDEGIRGNADEGAGVRKMPGAANPYQANDPQQISAYDNASKTFLAQFLPASDVDDKGRVNPYPLFRVEAKEKGGNVVAKTDAVFSTASETRCRECHARGKVAADDTVWRTPVRETELANADGSPGPATGAGSFAAGNTGYNGIWPPAIHNVFNVNAYDPLPPNKPATYLLSGAVPADASGLRTDRVAESRVGADGKLQIRLKFKDAAEYGDPDDWVAQEKAALFNTLLLHDYMVKYSPTGTISSQIADLVEDKLNGSRGAAMYFCSSHHTSQLKFDAGVAGRSYPSNRSDYSRAFHAFHGKMQVYAQDVSSSESADGQEHKKGDLIRDGRGHPLMFGGRGWDSQHDDNNGVPIKSDGSATSYAWDAGKNDWAPDQFPMHGKGELLYQFGESVAQEENCAKCHTGHTEKAYRDIHYASGLKCDNCHGDMLAVGNAYSSHRYDANLSGAGAYVGDSIHFRRPWLDEPDCGSCHVGDGNRKDPNQGFFSAGVKKVAWQANDPAKASVFPDDARFAVMPIVETRKEKSADKDGNTIHVDKQVSVALFRKSKDVHGTGSGGAIACSTCHGGSHAIWPNADPDANDNVTAKQLQGYDGNIAECSVCHVKDDFKEGLVATDGGVSNKGVAQGVREGQVVDATSARAYLAGPHGMHPVNDPYWWKEAASSAPNGSGTRKGGWHNDFAKKPGPFGEDQCAACHGSDHKGTRLSKTLTAREFVNEKGKVVKVAANTPIGCNLCHSLQKSFTGVPTGQPQAYPPPTPSPIHGGGDGGGGGHGH; encoded by the coding sequence ATGAACTCGAAATATCTTCATAAACCCGGCGGGCCGCTGGGCGTTGCGACAGGCGTCGCGGCGCTGGTGCTCGCCCTTTGCGGCGGAGGGGCGCAGGCCGCTTCCGTCAGCGGCTCGGCCAAGGTCGATGCCGGGCTGGGCAAAGTGAGCGTCAAGGGCAAGGCCGCGGGCCTTGCGCCGGGCTCATGGGTATCGATCTACGATGCCGACAGCAACATACTCCTTTATACGGCCAAGACCGACGGCAAACGGAAATTCAACGTCACGCTGCAGAACGGCGACGCGCCCTGCCGGCTGCGCCTGGAAACCGGCGACGGCGGCAAGGTTCTGATGCCGGTGGGCGGAGCCGATGCTTCGTGCAAGAAATCGGCGGCCTGTTCCATCCAGAACCCGGCGGGTGACGTGGAGATCAGCGAAGGCCAGTCGGTCGAGTTTGCTGCCTCGGCGAAGGCGAAAAAGAAGGTGACGCTGGATTACCTTTGGACCGTGAGCGACGGTTCGGAACCTTTCAAGACCTCGAATTTCTCGCATCAGTTCAATCACGCCGGCCAGTACCGGGTGATGCTGAACGTGGCCGATTCCACCGGCAACCAGTGTGCGGACGACGTGGTCGTCCGGGTGGTGCCGCCGAACGCTAATCCTTACCCCAAGGTTTCCGAGCGCCCCGCGCCCGCGACCGCCGAAGCGCTCAACGCGGCGGACGGCGCCTACGTCGTGATGCCGTTCGAGGAAACCGGGATGCAGGGCGGCAGTCAGGTCACGCTGCCATTCAATCCGCTGATCCCGTACAACACCTTGAACGCGCAAGTGTTCAAGAAGGTGAAGCAGAAGCCAGCGGTGGTCGATCCCAGCGAGCTCGACGTCTTCTACTCGGCGGCTTCCAATCCGAAGGACCCGGTGGGGAGCGATTCGATCAATTCGACCAGCCAGAACCGGTTTTCGACCGGGGAATCCGGCGCCAACTGGGATCCGGCCCAGACCACCGGCAGCCAGACCGTCCTGATCGGCGGCCACAACTTCGGCGAAGCTACGCTGCGCAAGACGGAGATGTGGGACAAGGCCGATCAGTCGAACTCCGACCTGTCCGGCAAGCCCAAGAGCGGCAAGTCCATGGCGGAGCAGCAGAGCACCTATACGCCCGCCAAGCCCATGATGCAGCTCGATGAGGGCATCCGCGGCAATGCCGACGAGGGCGCGGGTGTCCGCAAGATGCCCGGTGCGGCCAATCCATACCAGGCCAACGATCCGCAGCAGATTTCCGCCTACGACAATGCGTCCAAGACCTTCCTCGCCCAGTTCCTCCCGGCGAGCGATGTCGACGACAAGGGGCGGGTCAATCCCTATCCGCTGTTCCGGGTCGAAGCCAAGGAGAAGGGCGGCAACGTGGTGGCCAAGACCGATGCGGTATTCTCCACCGCTTCAGAAACCCGCTGCCGCGAATGCCACGCCAGGGGCAAGGTCGCCGCTGACGACACCGTGTGGCGCACGCCGGTACGGGAAACCGAGTTGGCTAACGCCGACGGGAGCCCGGGCCCGGCCACCGGGGCGGGCAGCTTCGCTGCGGGCAACACCGGCTACAACGGCATCTGGCCGCCCGCGATCCACAACGTGTTCAACGTCAATGCGTACGACCCCCTGCCGCCGAACAAGCCGGCGACCTACCTGTTGAGCGGCGCGGTGCCGGCGGATGCTTCCGGACTGCGCACCGACCGGGTGGCCGAGTCGCGCGTCGGTGCGGACGGCAAGCTGCAGATCCGGTTGAAATTCAAGGATGCGGCGGAGTACGGCGATCCGGACGACTGGGTTGCGCAGGAAAAGGCGGCGCTGTTCAACACCCTGCTGCTGCACGACTACATGGTGAAATACAGCCCGACCGGCACCATTTCCTCGCAGATCGCAGATCTGGTGGAGGACAAGCTGAATGGCAGCCGGGGCGCGGCGATGTACTTCTGTTCCTCGCATCACACCAGCCAGTTGAAGTTCGATGCCGGTGTCGCGGGCCGTTCCTATCCCTCCAACCGCTCCGACTATTCGCGGGCGTTCCATGCCTTCCACGGCAAGATGCAGGTCTATGCCCAGGACGTCTCGTCTTCCGAAAGCGCCGACGGCCAGGAGCACAAGAAGGGCGATCTGATCCGCGACGGGCGCGGCCATCCGCTGATGTTCGGCGGCCGGGGCTGGGATTCGCAGCACGACGACAACAACGGGGTTCCCATCAAGTCAGACGGCTCGGCGACCAGCTACGCCTGGGACGCCGGCAAGAACGACTGGGCGCCGGACCAGTTCCCGATGCATGGGAAGGGCGAACTGCTGTATCAGTTCGGCGAAAGCGTGGCGCAAGAGGAGAACTGTGCGAAGTGCCACACCGGCCATACCGAGAAGGCCTACCGCGACATCCACTACGCGTCGGGTCTCAAGTGCGACAACTGCCACGGCGACATGCTGGCGGTCGGCAACGCGTACTCCAGCCATCGCTACGATGCGAACCTGAGCGGCGCCGGTGCCTATGTGGGCGACTCCATCCACTTCAGAAGGCCCTGGCTGGACGAGCCGGATTGCGGTTCGTGTCACGTCGGCGACGGCAATCGGAAGGACCCGAACCAGGGATTCTTCAGCGCCGGCGTGAAGAAAGTCGCCTGGCAGGCGAACGATCCGGCCAAGGCCAGCGTGTTCCCGGATGATGCCCGCTTCGCGGTCATGCCCATCGTCGAGACGCGTAAGGAAAAATCCGCCGACAAGGACGGCAATACCATCCATGTGGACAAGCAGGTATCGGTTGCACTGTTCCGCAAGAGCAAGGACGTGCACGGCACCGGATCGGGCGGCGCCATCGCCTGTTCGACTTGCCACGGCGGTTCCCACGCCATCTGGCCGAACGCCGATCCGGACGCCAACGACAATGTGACGGCAAAGCAGTTGCAAGGCTACGACGGCAACATCGCCGAGTGCTCGGTCTGCCACGTTAAGGATGACTTCAAGGAGGGCTTGGTGGCGACCGACGGCGGCGTCAGCAACAAGGGCGTGGCTCAGGGTGTGCGCGAGGGCCAGGTGGTCGACGCCACCAGCGCGCGGGCCTACCTGGCCGGGCCGCACGGCATGCATCCGGTCAACGATCCGTACTGGTGGAAGGAAGCCGCGTCTTCCGCACCCAACGGCAGCGGCACCCGCAAGGGCGGCTGGCACAACGACTTCGCCAAGAAGCCGGGGCCGTTCGGCGAAGACCAGTGTGCGGCCTGCCACGGCAGCGACCACAAGGGTACGCGGTTGTCGAAGACTTTGACGGCCCGCGAGTTCGTGAACGAGAAGGGCAAGGTGGTCAAGGTGGCCGCCAATACCCCGATCGGCTGCAACCTCTGCCACAGTCTGCAGAAGAGCTTCACGGGCGTTCCCACGGGACAGCCGCAGGCCTATCCGCCGCCGACACCCTCGCCGATCCACGGCGGCGGGGACGGCGGAGGTGGCGGCCACGGCCACTGA
- a CDS encoding multiheme c-type cytochrome, which yields MTTMKPAPRSNPLRRLLIGALLLALVPEAAPAATKLKIAKAAWSEKAGTLTIAGKAKGGTGAIDVYDVNGRRLGSGQGDSFALTLSRQDLAGVPCAVRVQSGEAEIIRAVKGAPKSCAGVPTCSIVKPAQGKAVQAGAETAFEATATAKDPAAQPFKYEWDFAGGSLGVEASGGSPVAVHKKADALAASVSFVLDNTTHRVRFIATDAKGRRCEDAVEIAVGSPPAGLPSKVSEQPAATFGSELDGMKGDLVVLPFDDWTMQGDTDADFMPNLYSSMSPTIHNLKAVVYKKDRLPVVVTSADAQVEYSAASNPSDPVGVGSINSTSQNWPLGAAIGVFSPMMSATVQKTQIWEKYTGEPDSQKATDYKRHFWAAFTSNYPYSPLKESVNPPPDMGYITKVAKQDELTGSLMPGKSNPYVANEPQTFGAPNGSVNQDESQHKAALLPLSGVDDQGRVNSYPLFRVQAKKDGKVLASTDTVMTAGRDFQCRGCHAKGQIAANPNAPHTQAAYLATPTGQHQKTLIKTLPLEKPEFFEARSDSIYDQEYAAALNYSSLHDFYDGYFFLRFMRYGKKADWYSTTYATDKTQVTGPVQCSGCHQTAMRTGDFNEAWWAGDDFDPTSPAYDPNYTVAMHRFHGELQWNDAKTDIVRDEKGMYARWDWKTKGRNTKTLFPIFDASGKQLPMEESCLKCHSGQREQHYRDRMATAGVTCYDCHGDMLAVGEAFPKNYPSNKDKLGSSDLRDYRVGWFDNPDCGSCHVGNANLGKDGSGDFFSAGVRKQAFDDADLSATTRPVDRNDPDSRRFSAGPLANYQAAFPTSLHLHDHSTGEDIRTTVDTKVDAPVFRFGKDRHGNVACAACHGAAHSVWPNRDPSSNDNVTALQLQGHTGTILECNVCHTADSFAKKEDLDGGQYSGDAQTGILGGPHDMHPVNDPYWWKGAQGDGANSDGSAYGGWHNDYAKLPGMKGEDQCAACHGNDHKGTRLSKTPVDRVFDFRGFDAKKLKKAGFKTKVVKVAAGTPIGCDTCHSLETSFVGSPGH from the coding sequence ATGACCACGATGAAACCCGCCCCGCGGAGCAATCCCCTGCGGCGGCTGCTGATCGGCGCCTTGCTGTTGGCGCTGGTTCCCGAGGCGGCGCCGGCGGCAACCAAACTCAAGATTGCCAAAGCGGCCTGGTCGGAAAAGGCCGGCACGCTGACGATCGCCGGTAAAGCCAAGGGCGGAACCGGCGCCATCGATGTCTACGACGTCAACGGCCGGCGGCTGGGCAGCGGCCAGGGCGACAGTTTCGCATTGACGCTCAGTCGCCAGGACTTGGCGGGCGTCCCTTGCGCGGTGCGGGTCCAGTCCGGCGAGGCCGAGATCATCAGGGCGGTGAAGGGTGCGCCCAAATCCTGCGCAGGCGTGCCCACCTGCAGCATCGTGAAGCCCGCGCAGGGCAAGGCCGTACAGGCCGGTGCCGAAACCGCCTTCGAAGCCACCGCTACAGCCAAGGACCCGGCGGCGCAGCCGTTCAAGTACGAGTGGGATTTTGCCGGCGGCTCCCTCGGCGTGGAGGCTAGCGGCGGCAGTCCGGTGGCCGTCCACAAAAAGGCGGACGCGCTGGCTGCCTCGGTTTCTTTCGTGCTGGACAACACCACCCACCGGGTGCGCTTCATTGCCACCGACGCCAAGGGACGGCGCTGCGAGGACGCGGTGGAAATCGCCGTCGGCAGTCCGCCGGCAGGGCTGCCGTCCAAGGTGTCCGAACAGCCAGCAGCGACGTTCGGTTCGGAGCTGGATGGCATGAAGGGTGATCTCGTCGTTCTCCCTTTCGATGACTGGACCATGCAGGGCGACACCGATGCCGATTTCATGCCCAATTTGTACAGCTCCATGTCTCCGACCATTCATAACCTCAAGGCAGTGGTGTACAAAAAAGATCGCTTGCCGGTGGTCGTTACGTCGGCTGACGCGCAGGTGGAATATTCTGCTGCCTCCAATCCGTCCGACCCGGTCGGTGTGGGCTCGATCAACTCCACCAGCCAGAACTGGCCCCTCGGTGCGGCTATCGGCGTGTTTTCGCCAATGATGTCGGCGACGGTGCAGAAGACCCAGATTTGGGAAAAATACACTGGCGAGCCGGACAGCCAGAAAGCAACAGATTACAAGCGGCATTTCTGGGCGGCGTTTACCTCCAATTACCCGTACAGCCCGCTGAAAGAGTCCGTCAACCCGCCGCCGGACATGGGCTATATCACCAAGGTCGCTAAGCAGGACGAGCTGACCGGCAGCTTGATGCCGGGGAAGAGCAACCCCTATGTGGCCAACGAACCGCAGACGTTCGGTGCGCCCAATGGCTCTGTCAACCAGGATGAAAGCCAGCACAAGGCGGCTTTGCTCCCGCTGTCCGGGGTGGACGACCAGGGGCGGGTGAACTCCTACCCGCTGTTTCGGGTGCAGGCAAAAAAAGATGGCAAGGTTTTAGCTAGCACCGATACGGTAATGACGGCAGGAAGGGATTTTCAGTGCCGGGGTTGCCACGCCAAGGGCCAGATCGCCGCCAATCCTAACGCGCCGCATACCCAGGCCGCCTATCTGGCGACGCCCACCGGGCAGCACCAGAAGACGTTGATCAAAACACTGCCGCTGGAGAAACCAGAGTTCTTTGAGGCGAGGAGCGACAGCATCTACGATCAGGAGTATGCGGCAGCCCTGAATTATTCAAGCCTACACGACTTCTACGACGGGTATTTTTTCTTGAGGTTTATGCGGTACGGCAAGAAAGCCGATTGGTACAGCACTACCTACGCAACGGACAAAACTCAGGTCACTGGCCCCGTTCAATGCTCCGGCTGCCACCAGACAGCCATGCGCACGGGCGATTTCAATGAGGCTTGGTGGGCCGGGGATGATTTCGATCCGACCAGTCCGGCATACGATCCCAATTACACTGTGGCCATGCACCGCTTCCACGGTGAATTGCAGTGGAACGACGCGAAAACCGACATCGTTCGTGACGAGAAGGGCATGTACGCGCGTTGGGATTGGAAGACCAAAGGCCGCAACACCAAGACCCTGTTTCCCATTTTCGACGCTAGCGGAAAACAGTTGCCGATGGAGGAGAGTTGCTTGAAGTGCCATTCCGGGCAGCGCGAACAGCATTACCGCGACCGCATGGCCACGGCGGGCGTGACCTGCTACGACTGCCACGGCGACATGCTTGCGGTAGGCGAGGCTTTCCCCAAGAACTACCCGTCGAACAAGGACAAGCTGGGTTCGAGCGATCTGAGGGACTACCGGGTGGGCTGGTTCGACAATCCGGACTGTGGTTCCTGTCACGTCGGCAATGCCAATCTTGGCAAGGACGGATCGGGCGACTTTTTCAGTGCCGGTGTGAGGAAACAGGCCTTCGACGATGCCGACCTGTCGGCCACCACGCGGCCGGTGGATCGCAACGATCCGGATTCGCGCCGGTTCTCCGCCGGGCCGTTGGCTAACTATCAGGCGGCGTTTCCGACGAGCCTCCACCTCCATGACCACTCGACCGGGGAAGATATAAGGACAACGGTGGATACCAAAGTCGATGCGCCGGTCTTCCGGTTCGGTAAAGATCGCCACGGCAACGTCGCCTGCGCGGCCTGCCACGGCGCGGCGCACTCGGTGTGGCCGAACCGCGATCCGAGTTCGAACGACAACGTCACCGCGCTGCAGCTCCAGGGCCACACCGGGACCATCCTGGAGTGCAACGTGTGCCACACCGCGGACTCGTTCGCCAAGAAGGAAGACCTGGACGGCGGCCAGTACAGCGGCGACGCGCAGACCGGCATCCTGGGCGGACCGCACGACATGCATCCCGTCAACGACCCATACTGGTGGAAAGGCGCCCAGGGCGACGGAGCCAACAGCGACGGCAGCGCCTACGGCGGCTGGCACAACGACTACGCCAAGCTGCCGGGGATGAAAGGCGAAGACCAGTGCGCGGCCTGCCACGGCAACGACCACAAGGGCACCCGTCTGTCCAAGACGCCGGTGGACCGGGTGTTCGACTTCCGCGGCTTCGACGCCAAGAAGCTGAAGAAGGCCGGGTTCAAGACCAAGGTCGTGAAAGTGGCCGCGGGCACGCCGATCGGCTGCGACACCTGCCACAGCCTGGAGACCAGCTTCGTCGGCTCGCCCGGACACTGA
- a CDS encoding Uma2 family endonuclease — protein sequence MSGPAERLAEYRDLFDLPEHVIGEILNGQLITQPRPAPRHAQATSILTGEIVPPYHQGRGGPGGWWILFEPELHLGPHILVPDLAGWRRERMPALPDEAYFALAPDWVCEVLSPGTARIDRVVKMPIYAAQGVQWLWLVEPDLHTLEIFRLLDGHWLLEGAWQEADEVRAPPFAELAFSLADLWASTAAEGEEGAG from the coding sequence ATGAGCGGCCCCGCCGAACGCTTGGCCGAATACCGCGACCTGTTCGATCTGCCCGAGCACGTCATCGGCGAAATCCTAAACGGCCAGCTCATTACCCAGCCTCGCCCCGCGCCCAGACACGCGCAGGCCACCTCCATTCTGACCGGTGAAATCGTTCCACCCTATCATCAAGGGCGAGGCGGCCCCGGCGGGTGGTGGATATTGTTCGAACCCGAATTGCATCTGGGACCGCACATCCTGGTGCCCGACCTGGCCGGCTGGCGACGCGAGCGGATGCCGGCCCTGCCGGACGAGGCCTATTTCGCCCTGGCGCCGGATTGGGTGTGCGAAGTGCTCTCTCCCGGCACCGCGCGCATCGACCGCGTGGTCAAGATGCCGATCTACGCCGCGCAAGGCGTGCAATGGCTATGGCTGGTGGAGCCGGATCTCCACACGCTGGAAATCTTCCGCCTCCTCGACGGCCATTGGCTGCTGGAAGGCGCCTGGCAGGAAGCCGACGAGGTGCGCGCACCGCCTTTCGCCGAACTGGCGTTTTCCCTGGCCGATCTTTGGGCGTCCACGGCGGCTGAAGGGGAAGAGGGAGCGGGCTGA
- a CDS encoding vanadium-dependent haloperoxidase translates to MTLLFLAEKVVTAAAAPPAATQQRCIAALQKAGAGVASAAARAALHCVKASVGGKLAADGIGACLDARNPEIEHARGKTLAAAARECSEVPAFGPANPEDVNTAFSEATDMTALFGAELADVLDSGGDHATARCQLTLAQSFAAFVRTELAEYHRCVQKRLKRNQASTAADLEACLGADSARLRDAERKAESSIARHCEGIAGRTAFPGLCASLPGGETGACLIAQAHCSACAAVNRADLLSADCRKRGNYFAAPYCDSRLQRHWSVARQWNEEILDAIRLDNPRPGVHARNLFYLSLAMYDAWTAYGDESKPYLTAEHPASADIEHDRRIAISYAAYRILSRRYSEKLALGSTTSQARFDSRMARLGLDPGFTDTARNTPAALGNRIAAAALAFGDRDGAGEAANYQDPTYTPVNKPLIVKLPGIDLTDPSDPGYYLDPNRWQPLALDKTVSQNGIPLPGKVQTFIGSQWGGVIPFALPDTATAEALYDPGPPPQLGGEGDAEYKAEALRVIELASRLAADDGATMDISPASLGNNPLGSNEGTGHRVNPATGQPYPPQVVPRGDFGRLVAEFWADGPHSETPPGHWNTIANAVADSPGFPRRIGGAGPELDPLEWDVKTYFALNGALHDAAIACWGTKRKYDGARPITMIRYMAKKGQSSDPSLPSYSPQGLPLKPGLVELITPETAAPGGRHAELVSAETGGRIGDVAVLSWPGSPPDPQTQVSGVHWVLGTAWLPYQRRTFVTPAFPGYISGHSTFSRAAAEVLAALTGSPYFPGGLMEFAARKDNYLIHERGPSVDLRLQWASYFDAADQAGQSRLWGGIHVEADDFAGRRIGQQVGRKAFAKAMEYFGGTADR, encoded by the coding sequence TTGACCCTTTTGTTCTTGGCCGAAAAAGTTGTGACTGCCGCGGCCGCGCCTCCGGCGGCCACCCAGCAGCGCTGCATCGCCGCACTCCAGAAAGCCGGGGCAGGTGTAGCCAGCGCGGCGGCCCGCGCCGCACTCCATTGCGTTAAAGCCTCGGTAGGGGGAAAGCTCGCGGCAGACGGAATCGGCGCCTGCCTTGACGCCCGGAACCCCGAGATCGAGCACGCCCGCGGCAAAACCCTCGCCGCCGCGGCACGGGAATGCAGCGAGGTGCCGGCATTCGGTCCGGCGAATCCGGAGGACGTCAACACCGCATTTTCCGAGGCGACCGACATGACGGCCCTGTTCGGCGCCGAGCTTGCCGACGTGCTGGATTCGGGCGGCGACCACGCCACGGCGCGCTGCCAACTGACACTCGCGCAGTCTTTCGCCGCCTTCGTCAGGACCGAGCTGGCCGAATATCACCGCTGCGTCCAAAAACGCCTGAAGCGGAACCAAGCGAGTACGGCAGCCGATCTGGAAGCCTGCCTCGGCGCCGACTCGGCGCGCCTGCGGGACGCGGAACGAAAAGCCGAGAGCAGCATTGCCCGCCACTGTGAAGGGATCGCAGGGCGCACCGCCTTCCCCGGCCTCTGCGCCAGCCTTCCCGGCGGGGAAACCGGCGCCTGCCTGATCGCTCAGGCGCATTGCAGCGCCTGCGCTGCGGTCAACCGGGCCGACCTCCTCTCCGCCGACTGCCGCAAGCGCGGCAACTATTTTGCGGCACCCTATTGCGACAGCCGTCTGCAGCGTCATTGGTCGGTTGCGCGGCAATGGAACGAGGAAATCCTGGACGCCATCCGGCTGGACAATCCCCGTCCCGGCGTCCACGCACGCAACCTTTTCTATCTCTCGCTCGCGATGTACGACGCGTGGACGGCCTATGGCGACGAGTCGAAGCCCTATCTCACGGCTGAACATCCTGCATCCGCGGATATCGAGCATGACCGCCGGATTGCCATCAGCTATGCGGCCTACCGGATCCTGTCCCGGCGCTACTCGGAAAAACTTGCCTTGGGCTCTACGACCTCGCAGGCCCGCTTCGATTCCCGCATGGCCAGGCTGGGCCTGGACCCCGGCTTTACCGACACCGCCAGAAACACGCCCGCCGCGCTGGGAAACCGGATCGCCGCGGCAGCGCTCGCCTTCGGCGACCGGGACGGCGCCGGCGAAGCCGCCAACTACCAGGACCCCACCTATACGCCGGTGAACAAGCCCTTGATCGTGAAGCTGCCGGGGATAGACCTCACCGATCCCTCGGACCCCGGCTACTACCTCGATCCCAATCGCTGGCAGCCGCTTGCCCTGGACAAGACCGTTTCCCAGAACGGAATTCCGTTGCCCGGCAAGGTCCAAACCTTCATCGGATCACAATGGGGCGGAGTGATCCCCTTCGCTCTCCCGGATACCGCCACGGCGGAAGCGCTTTACGATCCCGGCCCGCCGCCACAGTTGGGTGGCGAGGGAGACGCGGAATACAAGGCGGAGGCGCTCCGCGTGATAGAACTGGCCAGCCGACTGGCGGCGGACGACGGGGCGACGATGGACATCTCGCCCGCATCCCTGGGCAACAACCCGCTCGGCTCGAACGAGGGGACGGGCCATCGGGTCAATCCGGCGACCGGCCAGCCCTACCCCCCGCAGGTCGTCCCGCGCGGCGATTTCGGACGATTGGTTGCCGAATTCTGGGCGGACGGACCGCATTCGGAGACTCCGCCCGGCCACTGGAACACCATCGCCAATGCCGTTGCGGACTCGCCCGGGTTCCCACGCCGTATCGGCGGCGCCGGCCCGGAACTCGACCCGCTGGAATGGGACGTGAAGACCTATTTCGCCCTCAACGGCGCGCTTCACGACGCCGCCATCGCCTGCTGGGGCACCAAGCGGAAGTACGACGGCGCGCGCCCGATCACGATGATCCGCTATATGGCCAAGAAGGGTCAGTCGTCCGATCCGTCCCTGCCCTCCTACAGCCCGCAGGGACTGCCGCTCAAGCCCGGCCTTGTCGAACTCATCACCCCGGAAACCGCGGCTCCGGGCGGACGTCATGCGGAACTGGTCTCCGCCGAAACCGGCGGCAGGATCGGCGACGTCGCCGTGCTGTCATGGCCGGGCAGCCCGCCCGATCCCCAAACCCAGGTCAGCGGGGTGCACTGGGTCCTGGGCACCGCTTGGCTGCCTTATCAGCGCAGGACTTTCGTCACACCCGCCTTTCCCGGCTACATTTCGGGCCACAGCACCTTCAGCCGGGCAGCTGCCGAAGTGCTGGCGGCGCTTACCGGCAGCCCCTACTTTCCGGGCGGGCTGATGGAGTTCGCCGCACGAAAAGACAACTATCTCATCCACGAGCGCGGACCTTCCGTCGACCTGCGGCTGCAATGGGCGAGCTACTTCGATGCCGCTGACCAGGCCGGGCAATCCAGACTGTGGGGCGGGATTCACGTCGAGGCCGATGACTTCGCCGGACGCAGGATAGGTCAACAGGTCGGCCGCAAAGCCTTCGCCAAGGCGATGGAATATTTCGGCGGGACAGCAGACCGGTAG
- a CDS encoding addiction module protein, with protein sequence MEAPEFSLSRLTHAQKLELMERLWADLTQADPAFDSPHWHEPILRDREAALAGGTMGVSDWEEAKERIRRNVACK encoded by the coding sequence ATGGAAGCCCCGGAATTCTCTTTATCGCGACTTACCCACGCGCAAAAACTCGAACTCATGGAACGCCTCTGGGCGGATCTGACTCAAGCAGACCCGGCCTTCGATTCCCCCCATTGGCATGAGCCCATCCTGCGGGATCGTGAAGCGGCTTTGGCCGGAGGAACAATGGGCGTGTCCGATTGGGAAGAGGCCAAGGAAAGAATCCGCCGAAACGTCGCGTGCAAGTAA
- a CDS encoding type II toxin-antitoxin system RelE/ParE family toxin: MQVKILAAAASDLEEGYRFYERRSPGLGPYFLDSLYADIDSLVFYGGMHRIVFGYHRLIAKRFPFAVYYRLIEETVLVMAVLDCRRDPNWTRKRLAPN, from the coding sequence GTGCAAGTAAAAATTCTCGCCGCTGCCGCAAGCGATCTCGAAGAAGGGTATCGCTTCTACGAGCGGCGTTCGCCGGGTCTGGGACCATACTTTCTTGACTCGCTCTATGCGGATATCGACTCCCTGGTTTTTTACGGGGGCATGCATCGCATCGTGTTCGGCTATCACAGACTCATTGCCAAGCGATTTCCGTTTGCCGTCTATTATCGGCTTATCGAGGAAACCGTCCTGGTCATGGCGGTATTGGATTGTCGCCGCGATCCCAATTGGACAAGAAAGCGGCTCGCGCCAAACTGA